A genomic window from Daphnia carinata strain CSIRO-1 chromosome 9, CSIRO_AGI_Dcar_HiC_V3, whole genome shotgun sequence includes:
- the LOC130688535 gene encoding LOW QUALITY PROTEIN: uncharacterized protein LOC130688535 (The sequence of the model RefSeq protein was modified relative to this genomic sequence to represent the inferred CDS: inserted 5 bases in 4 codons), with protein MEEMSRAISGQIFKLGAIFLSRPRGYKTHHMCIDAHGKTYKEKIDALSTAWETIAFLDDQSSPTILYLYRDTIMLVLQSEWXKLKSVSKTHLKVTLQNEVVYFFNTHSCHXCQHALCVVTDPWNHPVVIKIINDLPISEFEGRDCFLTEMPILLTSRLDRLCWEDKYKDLALTLVTFCRKSFQDSRCLLEPVCSLVCQQLWLDLHVSLLYICNETDDFVFMLERHFSEGYDLVNRLIRRTAESFRKSKENSGINRIWRVHGKETAEFASRCLLSTALILCPPPNNLSLLAIQFVXLQIMHRKSNQDITTTLHKLINNDQLKKIVTPAHLYILGATLSNAFPGDFKAFAVDLYIEAVAADLNNLESQKLNQNGEEIKIAEIGLATAFSKLAEFVRANLRICREIALTAFSLHPTKERFDNLLELVREQIAKEKSESSTLTKSPNGIVERETEIASNLRLEKETQLPYSYSDAIALGLSEPVIRDLAXVHSVRWDVLTWKNGWKELEPLCRRYMVDQGNMRSVTKELLFLKVDYNQFKDMPRQEREVNWGIEKGYEKCLESLVRFRKNTRCKRKLKRKQQSRTKKGVLARKKSLKSRSFTRARSKQKAVTKRRIRMRHATESAASSTAVNSDVGSQEGNVTPEINMKSGGVKRSARIKTRKLRNARLLQEARSLVKRLREIRLKPENMELWQTLCVTPGASQSAIRVSAEAPRKSEQECSGSAYGNDPSHFAPMLSTLDMQPRVVLTRISIPGKSNERSKASGNNISFCGSHSEESHLAAENATTNKTKQQYSVEGITHPIENVMELKDFTENILEERNNEVSCSTPRICSPKGNGTEDRVTVQEQEKPSSSTFNSLLSLHDDPNDLARSIGDIHLTPFTSFPDFATCYSDPDPLLPSSPSLVSFSLSPYQSEGDSSGDVSQLDTAELLSGDHELQNRTINSRSSDGQEVVSFFTSSPISANFPTEDDKEACPPTLQLDVPPSEQRPTREESHPVPEKRRKLDSTASGSDGAAVLLPCSPQPNQLRKQSERQWCPKCGFPVSDTNRYQFESQNEHNAPAEPLLPDKSSGIHEHLFKDCQKIQNSNQGFLAWIKWLQLELNPEESPNNTVVTENGRAHKESSSGLLEDLNVLIAQLCDKSKETSASHGMACDCLRLYCRAPLPPTSNDGSLLNLFDWFRLLIFQPAALSDETNKSYVNVLAFLISLLTEEQSNPSISNRLDIIEHNFANEEESKGKSSMKYAVSFFFFRVCVFYSN; from the exons atggaggaaatgtcacgagccatcagcggtcaaatcttcaagctgggtgcaatattcttatcgcgaccgcggggctaCAAAACGCATCATATGTGTATTGATGCCCATG GAAAAACTTATAAGGAAAAAATTGATGCACTCAGCACTGCTTGGGAGACGATAGCTTTCTTGGATGATCAGTCTTCACCTACAATTCTTTATTTGTACAG gGATACTATTATGCTTGTTTTACAATCTGAAT CAAAACTGAAATCTGTCAGCAAAACCCATTTAAAGGTCACCCTTCAAAATGAAGTGGTGTATTTCTTCAATACACATTCTTGCC TGTGCCAACATGCATTATGTGTTGTGACCGACCCTTGGAACCACCCGGTGGTAATCAAAATTATCAATGACTTACCCATCAGCGAGTTTGAAG GTCGCGATTGTTTCCTAACTGAGATGCCGATTTTATTAACTTCTCGCCTAGACAGGTTGTGCTGGGAAGATAAGTATAAAGACCTTGCACTGACGTTAGTTACCTTTTGTAGAAAAAGTTTCCAGGACTCGCGATGCCTGCTGGAGCCTGTCTGCTCATTGGTTTGCCAGCAGCTTTGGCTAGATTTACACGTTTCTCTTCTTTACATCTGCAACGAAACagatgattttgtttttatgttagAACGCCATTTTTCGGAAGGCTACGACTTAGTGAATCGGCTTATTAGGAGGACGGCGGAAAGTTTcagaaaaagcaaagaaaataGTGGTATTAACCGAATCTGGAGAGTACATGGTAAAGAGACTGCTGAGTTTGCTAGTCGGTGTCTACTCAGCACCGCCTTGATCTTATGCCCACCACCAAACAACCTCTCGCTATTAGCTATCCAATTTG ATCTGCAAATAATGCATCGGAAATCCAATCAAGACATTACAACTACATTGCACAAGTTGATAAACAACGATCAACTGAAGAAGATTGTGACACCGGCTCATTTGTATATTCTCGGCGCAACTCTGTCTAATGCG TTTCCAGGTGATTTCAAAGCATTTGCTGTCGATCTTTACATCGAAGCGGTGGCTGCTGATCTCAACAACCTCGAAAGCCAAAAGTTAAATCAAAACGgagaagaaatcaaaattgcAGAGATTGGTTTAGCTACAGCATTTTCCAAATTAGCCGAGTTCGTTCGTGCCAACCTGAGGATCTGCAGAGAAATTGCTTTGACAGCTTTCTCACTTCACCCCACGAAGGAGCGCTTCGATAACCTGTTAGAGCTGGTACGTGAACAAATCGCCAAGGAAAAGTCGGAATCCTCTACTTTAACAAAGAGCCCTAACGGAATAGTTGAAAGGGAAACTGAAATCGCAAGCAACTTGCGCCTAGAGAAGGAAACCCAATTGCCCTATTCTTATTCGGATGCCATTGCTTTGGGTCTTTCCGAACCTGTTATCCGTGACCTCGC AGTGCACAGTGTTCGATGGGACGTTCTAACCTGGAAAAATGGATGGAAAGAATTGGAACCCCTCTGTCGGCGGTACATGGTTGATCAGGGGAATATGCGATCCGTTACGAAAGAACTGCTTTTTCTTAAAGTCGACTACAATCAGTTCAAAGACATGCCTCGGCAGGAACGCGAGGTGAATTGGGGCATTGAAAAGGGATACGAAAAGTGTCTAGAATCACTGGTGCGATTCAGAAAAAATACCCGTTGCAAACGAAAACTGAAACGAAAGCAGCAATCTCGTACTAAAAAGGGAGTACTGGCAAGAAAGAAGTCCCTCAAGTCTAGGTCTTTTACACGTGCCCGATCAAAGCAAAAAGCCGTCACAAAGAGAAGGATTCGAATGCGTCATGCAACCGAGTCAGCCGCATCCTCCACTGCTGTAAATAGTGATGTCGGCTCACAGGAAGGCAACGTGACTCCTGAAATCAACATGAAATCAGGAGGTGTGAAGCGGTCTGCGAGAATCAAAACCAGAAAG cTCAGGAATGCCAGATTGCTTCAAGAAGCACGCTCTTTGGTTAAAAGACTACGTGAAATCCGATTGAAACCTGAAAATATGGAACTATGGCAAACTCTTTGTGTAACGCCAGGAGCTAGTCAATCTGCTATTCGCGTTTCGGCAGAAGCACCTAGGAAAAGCGAGCAGGAGTGTTCAGGATCTGCATATGGAAACGATCCGAGCCACTTTGCTCCCATGCTCAGCACACTGGATATGCAACCCCGAGTCGTTCTGACAAGAATTTCGATCCCCGGCAAAAGTAACGAGCGTTCCAAGGCTTCGGGAAATAACATATCCTTTTGTGGTTCCCATAGCGAGGAATCCCATTTGGCTGCAGAAAATgcgacaacaaacaaaacaaaacaacaatattcTGTGGAG gGAATTACTCATCCCATCGAAAATGTGATGGAATTAAAAGACTTTACTGAAAACATTCTTGAAGAAAGGAATAACGAGGTTTCCTGTAGTACACCTCGAATTTGTAGTCCCAAAGGAAATGGTACCGAGGACAGGGTCACCGTGCAAGAGCAAGAAAAGCCTTCATCAAGTACTTTCAACTCCCTCTTGTCTTTGCATGATGACCCCAACGATTTAGCACGTTCCATTGGTGACATCCATTTAACACCATTCACAAGCTTCCCCGACTTTGCTACATGTTATTCCGATCCAGACCCTCTGCTTCCGTCCTCGCCTTCATTAGTTAGCTTTTCTCTATCTCCGTATCAGTCGGAGGGCGATAGTAGCGGTGACGTATCACAGCTTGATACAGCTGAATTGTTATCGGGAGATCATGAGCTACAAAACCGTACAATCAATTCACGGTCTTCTGATGGCCAGGAGGTGGTTTCGTTCTTCACTTCCTCGCCTATCTCCGCAAATTTTCCCACTGAAGACGACAAAGAAGCTTGCCCGCCGACGTTACAACTTGATGTTCCACCAAGCGAACAGCGTCCAACGAGGGAAGAATCGCACCCGGTACCAGAAAAGCGCCGCAAACTGGACTCTACGGCCAGCGGAAGTGATGGTGCAGCTGTGCTTCTGCCATGTTCACCCCAACCAAACCAGCTACGCAAaca AAGTGAACGACAGTGGTGCCCAAAATGTGGCTTTCCTGTATCGGATACTAACCGATACCAATTTGAGAGTCAGAATGAGCACAACGCGCCTGCCGAACCATTGTTACCAGATAAATCTTCTGGCATCCATGAACATCTTTTCAAAGACTGTCAAAAAATTCAGAACTCCAATCAAGGATTTCTTGCTTGGATAAAGTGGCTTCAGTTGGAATTAAATCCTGAGGAATCGCCCAACAATACAGTCGTTACTGAAAATGGGAGGGCTCACAAAGAATCCAGTTCCGGCCTGCTTGAAGATCTCAATGTTCTTATAGCCca GTTATGTGACAAATCCAAAGAAACGAGCGCATCCCATGGAATGGCTTGTGATTGCCTACGATTGTACTGCAGGGCTCCATTGCCACCTACGTCAAATGATGGATCATTATTGAACCTGTTTGACTGGTTTCGACTTCTCATTTTTCAACCAGCAGCCCTTTCggatgaaacaaataaat CTTATGTCAACGTCCTTGCATTCCTCATTTCATTGTTAACCGAAGAACAATCCAACCCAAGTATAAGTAATCGCCTCGACATAATTGAACACAATTTTGCGAACGAAGAGGAAAGTAAAGGAAAGAGCAGCATGAAATATgccgtaagtttttttttctttcgtgtatGTGTATTCTATTCCAACTGA